From Ipomoea triloba cultivar NCNSP0323 chromosome 5, ASM357664v1, the proteins below share one genomic window:
- the LOC116020489 gene encoding acetylajmalan esterase-like: MASSFFLTAFFIFPLAFAANSPPLPSFKRIYQFGDSLSDTGNLLRLPGGRMFYPANNLPYGETYFGKATGRYSDGRLIVDFIAAALKLPFLDAYLNANGSFAHGVNFAVAGATALDGEFFAKRNISISNSKPPISKQLEWFETHLNSAASPTRASSRSKGLDDSLFIFGEFGGNDYFPFFRQGKSMEEVRTLVPHVVAAIIHGIKRIVHLGAKRIVVPGPFPFGCMPSQLAESNSSDPAAYDTLGCLKAFNAFSAYHNRYLKRALSSLNRQLSGQGVVIVYGDYEGAFLKILQKSSAYRFDKGWLLKACCGGGGKYNFDYSKPCGTNGTVTCSRPGSAVHWDGVHLTDASYHRIAQILIDQAITKLI, from the coding sequence ATGGCTTCTTCCTTCTTTCTCACTGCTTTCTTTATCTTCCCTTTAGCCTTTGCAGCCAACTCCCCGCCCCTTCCTTCCTTCAAACGCATCTACCAATTTGGCGATTCCCTCTCCGACACCGGAAACTTGCTCCGCCTCCCCGGGGGGCGTATGTTTTACCCCGCTAATAACCTCCCTTACGGCGAAACGTATTTCGGTAAAGCCACGGGCCGCTACTCCGACGGGAGATTGATCGTCGATTTTATCGCCGCCGCTCTCAAGCTCCCGTTCCTCGACGCTTACCTCAACGCCAACGGCTCGTTCGCTCACGGCGTTAATTTCGCCGTCGCAGGAGCAACGGCGCTCGATGGAGAGTTTTTCGCGAAGAGGAATATTAGCATTTCGAATTCCAAACCGCCGATCAGCAAGCAATTGGAGTGGTTCGAAACGCACCTCAACTCTGCTGCTTCTCCAACACGCGCCTCGTCGCGATCGAAAGGACTCGACGATTCGCTTTTCATTTTCGGAGAATTTGGCGGGAACGACTATTTCCCCTTCTTCCGCCAAGGAAAATCCATGGAAGAGGTCAGGACGCTCGTCCCTCACGTCGTGGCCGCAATAATCCACGGAATCAAACGGATCGTCCACCTCGGAGCAAAGCGGATCGTGGTTCCCGGCCCGTTCCCGTTCGGATGCATGCCGTCTCAACTCGCCGAATCCAATTCCTCCGATCCGGCCGCTTACGACACCTTAGGATGCCTGAAAGCGTTCAACGCCTTCAGTGCCTACCACAACCGCTACCTGAAACGCGCTCTGTCTTCTCTCAATCGACAGCTCTCCGGCCAGGGCGTCGTGATCGTTTACGGCGACTACGAAGGCGCTTTCCTCAAAATTCTCCAGAAATCGTCTGCGTACAGATTCGACAAAGGATGGCTGCTCAAAGCCTGCTGCGGAGGCGGCGGGAAGTATAACTTTGACTACTCAAAACCTTGCGGAACCAATGGCACAGTTACGTGCTCCCGCCCTGGCAGCGCCGTGCATTGGGACGGCGTTCATCTCACCGATGCATCTTATCATCGAATTGCTCAGATTCTCATTGATCAGGCGATTACCAAGCTGATCTGA
- the LOC116020606 gene encoding acetylajmalan esterase-like — protein MASSFVLTVFILFPLAIAAKSPPLPPFKSIYQFGDSLSDTGNLLRLPGGRMFYPADRLPYGETYFRKATGRFSDGRLIVDFIAAALNLPFIDAYLNANGSFAHGVNFAVAGATASDEDFFTERNISTSNFKPAISKQLEWFETHINKSANSKKSFEEDSLFIFGEFGGNDYFPFFRQGWSIEEARALVPHVVGTIIHGIKRIVRLGAKRILVPGPFPFGCLPSQLAASPSNASDFNGLGCVKAFNDFSSYHNRYLRRALSSLNREFSGEGVVIVYGDYEGAFLEILQKSSSFGFDKEWLHKACCGAGGNYHFDPTKPCGTNGTDVCPSPAHAMHWDGVHLTDASYHRISQIIIDQSISQLI, from the coding sequence ATGGCTTCCTCCTTCGTTCTAACTGTTTTCATTCTCTTTCCGTTAGCCATTGCCGCCAAATCCCCGCCCCTTCCCCCCTTCAAAAGCATCTACCAGTTTGGCGATTCCCTCTCCGACACCGGAAACTTACTCCGCCTTCCCGGGGGACGTATGTTTTACCCCGCCGACCGCCTTCCTTACGGGGAAACCTACTTCCGAAAAGCCACAGGTCGGTTCTCCGACGGTCGCCTCATCGTCGATTTCATCGCCGCCGCTCTCAATCTCCCGTTTATTGACGCTTACCTGAACGCCAACGGTTCGTTCGCTCACGGCGTTAATTTTGCCGTCGCTGGAGCGACGGCGAGCGACGAAGATTTTTTTACGGAGAGGAACATTAGCACCTCCAATTTCAAACCGGCGATCAGCAAGCAATTGGAGTGGTTCGAGACGCACATCAACAAATCTGCTAATTCGAAGAAGAGCTTCGAGGAGGATTCGCTTTTCATATTTGGAGAATTTGGCGGGAACGACTATTTCCCCTTCTTCCGCCAAGGATGGTCGATTGAAGAGGCTAGGGCTCTCGTCCCTCACGTCGTCGGCACAATTATTCACGGAATTAAACGGATCGTCCGGCTCGGAGCAAAACGGATCCTGGTTCCCGGCCCGTTCCCGTTCGGATGCTTGCCGTCTCAACTCGCAGCTTCACCTTCCAACGCCTCCGATTTCAACGGCTTAGGATGCGTGAAAGCGTTCAACGACTTCAGTTCCTACCACAACCGCTATTTGCGACGCGCTCTGTCTTCTCTCAATCGAGAATTCTCCGGCGAGGGCGTTGTGATCGTTTACGGCGACTACGAAGGCGCTTTCCTGGAAATTCTCCAGAAATCATCTTCATTCGGATTCGATAAGGAGTGGTTGCACAAAGCCTGCTGTGGAGCGGGCGGGAATTATCATTTCGACCCGACCAAACCTTGCGGGACTAATGGCACTGACGTATGCCCTAGCCCTGCTCACGCCATGCATTGGGACGGCGTTCATCTCACCGATGCATCTTATCATCGGATTTCTCAGATCATCATTGATCAATCGATCAGTCAGCTGATCTAA